A genomic region of Enterococcus sp. 12C11_DIV0727 contains the following coding sequences:
- a CDS encoding endonuclease III domain-containing protein: MKSDKKKLLVLNNLVAHYGFQYWWEDENRISDWVSMILIQQTTEKNAHQALGNLKPHLTVEKLQEIDLGTLQKLIRPAGFFKQKSHYIKELINWFVGHGSALDKFQAYSTEELRKELLTIKGVGSETADAMLLYIFERNVFIADQYAIRLFNRLGFGPYKTYEEMRKEFIYLTESISHELCKEWHAAIDVHGKHFNKDKKMDETFLIS, from the coding sequence CTGAAAAGTGATAAAAAGAAGTTACTGGTATTGAATAATTTAGTCGCTCATTATGGGTTTCAGTACTGGTGGGAAGATGAAAATCGAATTTCTGATTGGGTCTCAATGATTCTGATTCAGCAAACGACGGAAAAGAATGCTCATCAAGCATTAGGAAACTTAAAACCTCATTTAACTGTGGAAAAACTTCAAGAAATCGACTTGGGAACGCTACAAAAATTGATTCGTCCTGCTGGTTTTTTCAAGCAAAAGAGTCATTACATCAAAGAACTGATCAATTGGTTTGTGGGACATGGTAGTGCTCTGGATAAATTTCAGGCCTATTCGACTGAGGAGCTAAGAAAAGAGCTTTTGACGATTAAAGGTGTTGGCTCAGAAACAGCAGATGCAATGTTACTTTATATATTTGAACGAAATGTGTTTATTGCGGATCAATATGCTATTCGTTTGTTTAATCGTTTAGGGTTTGGTCCTTATAAAACATATGAAGAAATGCGGAAAGAGTTTATTTACCTAACAGAATCTATTTCACATGAGTTATGTAAAGAATGGCATGCAGCAATTGATGTTCATGGAAAGCATTTTAATAAAGATAAAAAGATGGATGAAACTTTTTTAATTTCTTAG
- a CDS encoding phytoene desaturase family protein gives MKKIIVIGAGAAGLAVAIRLQHEGYNVHLYEKNEQVGGKMYQIKEKGFTFDVGPTIVMMPEIYREVFEQCGKDPDQYIPMKKVDPMLSLNFPNEETFNMSSDLVSLTSLLEGISDQDMQGYLEYLASIYKRYQIAKKAFIMKSFRSFWDFYNPRSLIDGFRLHTFNDAYSSISKFVKDERLRKALAFQTLYIGVSPYNGPSLYTIIPMIELIYGIWFIEGGMYTLATGMAKAFEELGGTIHLNTPVKEIIIENKQATGIRTEEGVIPSDYVVCNADFPYAMKSLLPDEKTRGKYTDKKIDKLDYSCSCFILYLGLDKKYPVDSLHMIRFAEDFEKNINDIFEDGKLPDDPSFYIYVPSSIDGSLAPEGHEGVYILVPVPELSQGVDWNDTTTNAFRQNVLDLVKEETIFSDIEEHIVYESLYTPKEFKQNFNAYNGATFGLKPTLKQSNYYRPHNKFDYADNLYFCGSSTHPGAGVPIVLTSAKLAAEELLKDDKKKK, from the coding sequence ATGAAAAAAATTATAGTGATTGGTGCAGGAGCTGCAGGATTAGCAGTAGCTATTCGTCTGCAACATGAAGGGTATAATGTTCATTTGTACGAGAAAAATGAACAAGTCGGTGGGAAAATGTATCAAATAAAAGAAAAAGGATTTACCTTTGATGTAGGTCCGACCATCGTGATGATGCCTGAAATTTATCGTGAAGTTTTTGAACAATGTGGGAAAGACCCAGATCAATATATACCGATGAAAAAAGTTGATCCAATGTTATCATTGAACTTTCCAAATGAAGAAACGTTCAACATGTCCTCGGATCTAGTGTCTTTGACGTCACTTTTAGAAGGTATTTCAGATCAGGATATGCAAGGATACCTAGAATATTTAGCAAGTATTTATAAACGGTATCAAATAGCGAAAAAGGCCTTCATCATGAAATCATTTCGTTCTTTTTGGGATTTTTATAATCCGAGATCATTGATTGATGGGTTTAGATTGCACACATTTAATGATGCCTATAGTTCTATTTCAAAATTTGTAAAAGATGAAAGGTTACGAAAAGCATTAGCTTTTCAAACTCTTTATATAGGGGTTTCTCCTTATAATGGTCCTTCTCTTTATACAATTATTCCTATGATTGAACTAATTTACGGCATTTGGTTTATTGAAGGTGGGATGTATACCCTTGCTACAGGAATGGCAAAGGCTTTTGAAGAGCTTGGTGGTACGATTCACCTTAATACACCTGTGAAAGAAATCATAATAGAAAATAAACAAGCTACAGGAATTAGGACAGAAGAAGGCGTTATCCCGAGTGATTACGTCGTGTGTAATGCTGATTTTCCTTATGCAATGAAGTCATTGTTACCAGATGAAAAGACTAGAGGAAAATATACCGATAAAAAAATCGATAAGTTGGATTATTCCTGCTCGTGTTTCATTCTTTATCTTGGTTTGGATAAAAAATATCCTGTGGATTCACTTCACATGATTCGATTTGCTGAAGATTTTGAGAAAAATATTAATGATATTTTTGAAGATGGAAAATTGCCAGATGACCCTTCATTTTATATTTATGTTCCGTCTTCAATTGATGGAAGTTTAGCACCAGAAGGGCATGAAGGAGTTTATATCTTAGTGCCTGTTCCTGAACTTTCACAGGGAGTGGATTGGAACGATACAACTACGAATGCATTTCGACAAAATGTTCTCGATCTAGTCAAAGAAGAAACTATTTTCTCTGATATAGAAGAACATATTGTTTATGAATCTCTCTATACACCTAAGGAGTTTAAGCAAAATTTTAATGCTTATAATGGCGCAACATTCGGGTTGAAACCGACCTTAAAACAAAGTAACTATTATCGTCCTCACAATAAATTCGATTATGCAGATAACCTATATTTTTGCGGTAGTAGTACACATCCAGGGGCGGGAGTTCCAATTGTTTTAACAAGTGCTAAGTTAGCTGCAGAGGAGTTGCTGAAAGATGATAAAAAGAAAAAATGA
- a CDS encoding alpha/beta hydrolase yields MKNNQNIKSRLSKILLIVGVVLMFFLLFQKSLTAFADKFSPNSGPLEIQTPTIFVPGTNGTVNRFNGLIKKLDSKAEVLKVTVATDGTVTSKGKLTSATEHPMIVIAFEDSSDKTLPIQGKWYQLALNYIQQKYSFATYNYFGHSNGGLVITSYLEEFQQMSDPKLTKLITLGTPYNDTSTKYNEAVTSFTQVKEHSELLNSYLKDLENIPDTIEMLNIAGEVDDTASDNTVFVQSVFSGRYIYQEQVAAYQERLIHGEATSHSELVENQEVISIIKEFFW; encoded by the coding sequence ATGAAAAATAATCAAAACATAAAAAGTAGACTGTCTAAAATACTTTTGATTGTAGGTGTTGTTCTAATGTTCTTTCTTTTATTTCAAAAAAGTCTAACGGCATTTGCCGATAAATTTAGCCCCAACAGCGGTCCTTTAGAGATTCAAACGCCAACAATTTTTGTTCCAGGAACCAATGGAACGGTCAATCGTTTCAATGGACTGATCAAAAAATTGGATTCAAAAGCGGAGGTACTAAAGGTGACTGTCGCTACAGATGGAACCGTGACGTCTAAAGGCAAACTGACAAGTGCGACAGAACATCCTATGATTGTGATTGCTTTTGAAGACAGTAGCGATAAGACGCTTCCTATTCAAGGAAAATGGTACCAATTGGCGTTGAACTATATACAACAAAAGTATTCATTTGCAACCTATAATTATTTTGGACATTCAAATGGCGGGCTAGTGATTACTTCTTATCTTGAAGAATTTCAGCAAATGTCCGATCCTAAACTGACTAAACTAATCACCTTAGGTACGCCCTATAATGACACATCAACTAAATACAATGAAGCTGTAACCTCATTTACTCAAGTAAAAGAACACAGTGAACTGCTCAATAGTTATCTAAAGGATCTGGAGAATATTCCTGATACGATCGAAATGCTAAATATTGCTGGAGAAGTTGATGATACAGCTTCTGATAATACAGTTTTTGTACAAAGTGTGTTTTCTGGACGGTATATTTATCAAGAGCAAGTAGCTGCCTATCAAGAGAGATTGATTCATGGTGAGGCAACTAGTCATAGTGAACTAGTTGAAAATCAAGAAGTTATCAGCATAATAAAAGAATTTTTCTGGTAA
- a CDS encoding DUF975 family protein, with protein sequence MRSQITNTMHREQARTALKNQWGTMAWITFLAVFIRFMISSVVGSVANLPKDSASTNMMSFLLNNFLFFAITYGTYYCALQVLRGKRVQAGMLTTIFQGKLYLPMLLINLIQYLVELVLNLVVLLPVLLSYGTALYFGLMFNRVSVDQFQTQMGGDVLLALLLLIVAFLMILVGVFVSGVFQFAVWVKLDDPELSVGDALKYALFLMKGRFGQYLFLQISFIGWFIVGALVFGIGLLWVIPYHDVAVASFYDTAREEKGASVVIE encoded by the coding sequence ATGAGAAGTCAAATAACAAATACAATGCATCGAGAACAAGCTCGAACAGCTCTAAAAAATCAATGGGGAACCATGGCGTGGATTACATTTTTAGCTGTATTTATCCGCTTTATGATTAGCTCGGTGGTAGGGAGTGTAGCAAATCTACCAAAAGACAGTGCAAGTACTAATATGATGTCTTTTTTACTAAATAACTTTCTATTTTTTGCAATTACTTATGGCACTTACTATTGCGCTTTACAAGTTCTACGTGGCAAAAGAGTTCAAGCAGGCATGCTAACGACTATTTTTCAGGGGAAGTTGTACCTGCCAATGTTATTGATCAACTTGATTCAATATCTTGTTGAATTAGTCTTAAATTTAGTGGTATTGTTACCGGTACTTTTATCTTATGGAACTGCTTTGTATTTTGGATTAATGTTTAATAGGGTGTCTGTCGATCAATTTCAAACGCAAATGGGTGGAGATGTTCTGTTAGCATTATTATTACTGATAGTTGCATTTTTAATGATTTTAGTCGGTGTTTTTGTTAGTGGCGTGTTTCAATTTGCAGTATGGGTAAAACTTGATGATCCTGAACTATCAGTAGGAGATGCCCTAAAATACGCACTTTTCTTGATGAAAGGACGCTTTGGACAATATTTGTTTTTGCAAATTTCATTTATTGGCTGGTTTATCGTAGGGGCATTGGTTTTCGGAATTGGTTTGTTATGGGTAATCCCTTACCATGATGTGGCCGTTGCCAGTTTTTATGATACAGCACGTGAAGAAAAAGGTGCATCAGTAGTAATAGAATAG
- a CDS encoding lipoate--protein ligase has protein sequence MIFVPNENNDPRINLAIETYLLKEKSLDEPILLFYINDPSIIIGRNQNTIEEINKEYVDEHGIHVVRRLSGGGAVYHDHGNLNFSFIMPDDGNSFRDFAKVTQPIIQALHELGVSGAELKGRNDLVIDGMKFSGNAMYATAGRMFAHGTLMFDSDIDEVVNTLKVRKDKIESKGIKSVRSRVTNIKPFLPADKQGMTTEEFREDILLKIFGVDSVDQVKTYELTDEDWQKINKISDEYYLNWDWNYGKSPAFNLERHQRFPIGSIDAQMNVEDGEIKEIKIFGDFFGLGEIKDVEEILTGTKYEKSAIEAAVDQIDIKKYFGNIEKEDLVGLLY, from the coding sequence GTGATTTTTGTACCAAATGAAAACAATGACCCAAGAATCAACTTAGCAATCGAAACTTATTTATTAAAAGAAAAATCGTTAGATGAACCAATTCTCTTATTTTATATCAATGATCCATCGATCATTATTGGGCGTAACCAAAACACAATCGAAGAGATCAATAAAGAGTATGTTGATGAACACGGTATACATGTGGTGCGTCGTTTAAGTGGTGGTGGTGCTGTGTACCACGATCATGGTAATTTAAACTTTAGTTTTATTATGCCTGACGATGGCAACTCATTTCGCGATTTTGCCAAGGTCACACAACCAATCATTCAAGCGTTGCATGAATTGGGCGTATCTGGTGCAGAATTAAAAGGTCGAAATGATTTAGTGATAGATGGAATGAAATTCTCAGGCAATGCGATGTATGCAACAGCGGGTAGAATGTTTGCTCATGGTACCCTAATGTTTGACAGCGATATCGACGAAGTTGTTAATACATTAAAAGTTCGTAAAGATAAAATAGAATCTAAAGGAATCAAATCCGTTCGTTCACGAGTAACGAATATTAAACCATTTTTGCCAGCGGATAAACAAGGAATGACCACAGAAGAATTTCGTGAAGATATCTTGTTGAAAATTTTTGGCGTAGACTCTGTTGATCAAGTGAAGACCTATGAACTAACAGATGAAGATTGGCAAAAAATCAACAAAATATCCGATGAATATTATCTTAATTGGGATTGGAACTACGGCAAATCACCTGCCTTTAATTTAGAACGCCATCAACGTTTCCCAATCGGTTCAATCGATGCACAAATGAATGTGGAAGACGGTGAAATCAAAGAAATCAAGATTTTTGGTGACTTCTTTGGATTAGGTGAAATCAAAGATGTAGAAGAAATTTTGACTGGTACAAAATACGAGAAATCAGCAATCGAAGCAGCGGTCGATCAAATCGACATTAAAAAATATTTTGGTAATATTGAAAAAGAAGATTTGGTTGGTTTATTGTATTAA
- a CDS encoding phytoene/squalene synthase family protein yields the protein MIKRKNDLTKIFSMYESDFALCEQTIRNHSKSFYKAFSKLPKQKALSIFAIYSFCREADDSIDVYGDVDRLNKLKRELDDFLAGEIPDRYFWRALVPVFETYEMNQQSFYDMLLGQEMDWAFQQPETQTELEEYSYYVAGSVGLMLLPILSDCPDEIRSQAIQLGEAMQITNILRDIGEDFNNQRIYLPKEIMERFDVSLNSLEKGIINDSFIELWEYEATRAEQLYSKAQTMLHTIHKDCQEALLLSIYFYKEILNSVRQSNYQCFNKRNFVKKSQQLELYQKAKNYLKTL from the coding sequence ATGATAAAAAGAAAAAATGACTTAACGAAAATATTTTCAATGTATGAATCAGATTTCGCTTTATGTGAGCAAACGATTCGTAATCATTCAAAAAGTTTTTATAAAGCCTTCTCTAAACTTCCAAAGCAAAAAGCACTAAGTATTTTTGCCATTTATTCTTTTTGTCGTGAAGCAGATGATAGCATTGATGTATACGGTGATGTGGATCGTTTAAACAAATTAAAACGTGAATTAGATGACTTTTTAGCAGGGGAAATTCCAGATCGTTATTTTTGGAGAGCTTTAGTGCCAGTATTCGAAACGTATGAAATGAATCAACAGTCTTTTTATGATATGTTATTGGGGCAAGAGATGGATTGGGCGTTTCAACAACCTGAAACACAGACTGAATTAGAAGAATATTCTTACTATGTCGCAGGATCAGTCGGATTGATGTTGTTGCCAATTCTTTCTGATTGTCCTGATGAAATAAGAAGCCAAGCAATCCAATTAGGTGAAGCTATGCAAATCACGAATATTTTAAGAGACATCGGAGAAGACTTCAATAATCAGCGAATCTATCTTCCAAAGGAAATCATGGAAAGATTTGATGTTTCACTTAATTCGTTGGAAAAAGGCATCATCAATGATTCTTTTATAGAATTATGGGAATACGAGGCAACAAGAGCTGAGCAACTATACTCAAAAGCACAAACAATGCTGCATACTATCCACAAAGATTGTCAAGAAGCGCTGTTACTATCTATCTATTTTTATAAAGAAATTTTAAATTCAGTTAGGCAAAGCAACTATCAATGTTTTAATAAGAGAAACTTCGTGAAGAAAAGTCAGCAACTTGAATTGTACCAAAAAGCAAAAAACTATTTGAAAACATTGTAG
- a CDS encoding O-methyltransferase, with product MRNEMMHRPVVKPELVEFMRNKQKKIQGELGVIEEEAHEAGVPIIPHETVVFLQFFLDQVKPKNILEIGTAIGFSSSLMAQYVGEDGHVTTIDRFDVMIRKAKVTYERLGLTDKVTLLEGQAAEVLPTLTGPYDFIFMDSAKSKYIEFLPECLRLLRVGGVLMVDDVFQAGTILDPIEDIPRSQRTIHRKLNQFLDTVMTHPDLTSTLLPLGDGVIMITKEKELTE from the coding sequence GTGCGCAACGAAATGATGCATCGACCAGTTGTGAAACCAGAACTTGTTGAATTTATGCGAAATAAACAAAAAAAAATCCAAGGTGAACTTGGCGTAATCGAAGAAGAAGCACACGAAGCGGGAGTACCGATCATTCCCCATGAAACAGTAGTGTTCTTACAATTTTTCTTAGATCAAGTCAAACCCAAGAACATTTTAGAAATAGGGACAGCAATCGGCTTTTCTTCTAGCCTTATGGCGCAATATGTTGGGGAAGACGGACATGTCACGACAATCGATCGATTTGATGTAATGATCAGAAAAGCGAAAGTAACCTATGAACGTTTAGGTCTAACGGATAAAGTAACTTTATTAGAAGGACAAGCGGCAGAAGTTTTACCCACCTTAACAGGACCATATGACTTTATTTTTATGGACAGTGCAAAATCTAAATATATCGAATTTTTACCAGAATGCTTACGCTTATTACGCGTTGGCGGTGTGCTGATGGTGGATGATGTCTTTCAAGCAGGCACGATTTTAGACCCAATTGAAGATATTCCTCGGAGCCAAAGAACCATCCATCGTAAGCTGAATCAATTTTTGGATACAGTCATGACACATCCAGATTTGACTTCAACCTTACTGCCACTTGGTGATGGTGTAATCATGATCACGAAAGAAAAAGAACTAACAGAATAG
- a CDS encoding M42 family metallopeptidase, whose product MEKNEEQLLIDLTNAKGVPGNEGEVREVFKQYAEPFADKIMYDGLGSVIAKRVGDKEGPKIYFSGHLDEVGFMVTQITEKGFIKFQTLGGWWGQVMLAQQVQIKTGKGDLYHGVIGSKPPHVLTAEARKQPYDVAEMFIDIGASSDKQVAEWGIKPGDMITPYIEYRRMNDTKFMLAKAWDNRIGTAVSLRVLENLATEGHPNILFAGSDVQEEVGLRGAQTSTHLVDPDIAFALDTGTAGDTPGMTPKEADSELGKGPQILIFDASMIPHKKLRDFVIQVAEENNIPFQYTVITGGGTDAGRMHLTRNGVPSLAITVPVRYLHSHTSMIHEDDYLNTVKLVTEVVKRLDKEMVEKLRSY is encoded by the coding sequence TTGGAAAAGAATGAAGAACAGTTATTGATAGACCTAACGAATGCAAAGGGCGTTCCTGGTAATGAAGGGGAAGTTAGGGAAGTCTTTAAGCAGTATGCGGAACCTTTTGCGGATAAAATTATGTATGATGGTTTGGGTAGTGTTATCGCGAAACGGGTTGGCGATAAGGAAGGACCAAAAATCTATTTTTCAGGACATTTAGATGAAGTTGGGTTTATGGTTACTCAAATTACAGAAAAAGGCTTTATTAAATTTCAAACACTTGGTGGTTGGTGGGGTCAAGTTATGCTAGCTCAACAGGTACAAATCAAAACAGGTAAAGGTGATTTGTATCATGGTGTAATTGGATCAAAACCGCCTCATGTCTTGACTGCAGAAGCTAGAAAGCAACCATATGATGTTGCGGAGATGTTTATTGATATCGGTGCATCTAGTGATAAACAAGTAGCTGAATGGGGCATCAAACCTGGTGATATGATCACGCCTTACATTGAATATCGCCGAATGAATGATACGAAATTTATGCTAGCTAAAGCATGGGATAACCGTATTGGTACAGCTGTTTCGCTAAGAGTTTTAGAAAATTTGGCAACGGAAGGGCATCCTAATATTTTATTTGCAGGAAGTGACGTACAAGAAGAAGTTGGTTTGCGTGGTGCTCAAACAAGTACACATCTTGTTGATCCAGATATTGCATTTGCACTAGATACGGGAACCGCTGGAGATACTCCTGGTATGACGCCTAAAGAAGCAGATTCTGAATTAGGGAAAGGGCCACAAATCCTGATTTTTGATGCTTCAATGATTCCGCATAAAAAACTACGTGATTTCGTAATCCAAGTTGCCGAAGAGAATAATATTCCGTTTCAATATACTGTGATTACAGGTGGTGGAACGGATGCAGGTAGAATGCATTTGACGCGCAATGGTGTTCCGTCACTAGCAATCACAGTGCCAGTTCGTTATCTACATTCTCATACGTCAATGATCCATGAAGATGATTATTTAAATACGGTTAAATTGGTGACAGAAGTTGTGAAGCGATTAGATAAGGAAATGGTAGAAAAGCTTCGCAGCTATTAA
- a CDS encoding MBL fold metallo-hydrolase: MKITVLGCLGAYPYQGQGTSSYLLESDGFQLLLDAGSTTLVNLEEHLDPLTLDAVILSHYHYDHIADLGVLQYYRQLYPVMEPTPVLPIYGHTDDPVHFEALNLPGISEAVPYFEAEELKLGPFLVTFMKTIHPVPCYAMRFVEEKTGKIFVFTGDSGYLESFVDFAKDADVFLADTYLFEGNEKHHAHFTSKESGEIAKAANVKKLILTHLPQHGSLEELKQQAEEAAGNQVTVGLAKRNLVIEI, translated from the coding sequence TTGAAAATAACCGTGTTAGGTTGTTTAGGAGCCTATCCATATCAAGGGCAAGGAACGAGTTCTTACTTACTAGAATCTGATGGATTTCAGTTATTGTTAGATGCTGGTAGCACAACATTAGTCAATTTAGAAGAACATCTTGATCCCTTAACATTGGATGCCGTGATCTTGTCTCATTATCATTATGATCATATTGCTGATTTAGGGGTGCTACAGTATTATCGTCAACTGTATCCAGTCATGGAGCCAACACCTGTCTTACCAATATATGGACATACAGATGATCCAGTTCATTTTGAGGCATTGAATCTGCCTGGTATCTCCGAAGCTGTCCCTTATTTTGAAGCAGAAGAGTTAAAACTCGGACCATTCCTAGTGACCTTTATGAAAACAATCCATCCTGTTCCTTGTTATGCAATGCGTTTTGTTGAAGAAAAAACAGGTAAAATTTTTGTATTCACAGGTGATTCAGGCTATTTGGAAAGTTTTGTTGATTTCGCTAAGGATGCAGATGTTTTTCTGGCAGATACCTATTTATTTGAAGGAAATGAAAAACATCACGCGCACTTTACCTCAAAGGAATCAGGTGAAATCGCCAAAGCGGCTAATGTCAAAAAGCTAATCTTGACTCATTTGCCTCAACATGGTTCACTAGAAGAGTTAAAACAACAAGCAGAAGAAGCAGCAGGCAATCAAGTAACTGTAGGGTTAGCCAAGAGAAACTTAGTTATCGAAATTTAA